One Kineococcus aurantiacus genomic window carries:
- a CDS encoding FHA domain-containing protein FhaB/FipA — protein sequence MSELTLTVLRLGLLVVLWLFVLAIVGVLRADLLGTRVTTRRTERDRARPRRDPVEAAPAPARPRATLVVTEGSLRGTTLTLGQAPVLIGRGSDCTLVLDDEYASTKHVRITPGPAGDGWVVEDLQSTNGSFLGRDRLTTPAPFEPGTPLRIGKTVLELRR from the coding sequence GTGAGCGAACTGACCCTCACCGTCCTGCGGCTGGGGTTGCTCGTCGTGCTCTGGCTGTTCGTCCTGGCCATCGTGGGCGTCCTGCGCGCCGACCTGCTCGGCACCCGGGTCACGACCCGGCGCACCGAGCGGGACCGGGCCCGGCCCCGGCGGGACCCCGTCGAGGCCGCCCCCGCCCCGGCCCGCCCCCGCGCGACGCTCGTCGTCACCGAGGGGTCGCTGCGCGGGACGACGCTGACGCTGGGGCAGGCCCCCGTCCTCATCGGCCGCGGCAGCGACTGCACGCTGGTCCTCGACGACGAGTACGCCTCCACCAAGCACGTGCGCATCACCCCGGGCCCGGCCGGTGACGGCTGGGTCGTGGAGGACCTGCAGTCCACGAACGGCAGCTTCCTCGGCCGCGACCGCCTGACCACCCCCGCCCCCTTCGAGCCCGGGACGCCGTTGCGCATCGGCAAGACCGTGCTCGAGCTCCGGAGGTAG
- a CDS encoding phytanoyl-CoA dioxygenase family protein, translating into MTAEAQHVPDQTQDQGPSTEELVATIHRDGIVARKGAFSTEWADRLREDIEAAFSEARSRPDGAVGRGPNRYYVEIHPEQLRGFVDLVDHPWVRRVCEGVLGPDYEIVELGFDVPFAGAVNQPWHRDFPAPEETKRDGRLTSLAFNLTAVDTEEDMGPFEIALGTQFDDGTQFKHEMFPDKADYGRYEERAVRKYPQRGDVSARSALTIHRGTTNHSEKARPVLVLGVDAPGAGNAEHHDMAVTKRYWETLPERVKAHLHCPVVDELTPITQKHTIEGLVMGEA; encoded by the coding sequence ATGACCGCGGAAGCTCAGCACGTTCCGGACCAGACGCAGGACCAGGGCCCCAGCACCGAGGAACTCGTCGCGACCATCCACCGCGACGGCATCGTCGCCCGCAAGGGCGCCTTCAGCACCGAGTGGGCCGACCGGCTCCGCGAGGACATCGAGGCCGCGTTCTCCGAGGCCCGCTCCCGCCCCGACGGCGCCGTCGGCCGCGGCCCCAACCGCTACTACGTGGAGATCCACCCCGAGCAGCTGCGCGGGTTCGTCGACCTCGTCGACCACCCGTGGGTCCGCCGGGTCTGCGAGGGCGTCCTCGGGCCGGACTACGAGATCGTCGAACTCGGGTTCGACGTCCCCTTCGCCGGCGCCGTGAACCAGCCCTGGCACCGCGACTTCCCCGCCCCCGAGGAGACCAAGCGCGACGGGCGCCTGACCTCCCTGGCCTTCAACCTCACCGCCGTCGACACCGAGGAGGACATGGGCCCGTTCGAGATCGCCCTCGGTACCCAGTTCGACGACGGGACGCAGTTCAAGCACGAGATGTTCCCCGACAAGGCCGACTACGGCCGGTACGAGGAACGCGCCGTCCGCAAGTACCCGCAGCGCGGTGACGTCTCGGCGCGCTCGGCGCTGACCATCCACCGCGGCACGACGAACCACTCCGAGAAGGCCCGGCCCGTGCTCGTCCTGGGCGTCGACGCCCCCGGCGCCGGCAACGCCGAGCACCACGACATGGCCGTCACGAAGCGGTACTGGGAGACCCTGCCCGAGCGGGTCAAGGCCCACCTGCACTGCCCCGTCGTCGACGAGCTCACCCCCATCACCCAGAAGCACACCATCGAGGGCCTCGTCATGGGTGAGGCGTGA
- a CDS encoding Stp1/IreP family PP2C-type Ser/Thr phosphatase has protein sequence MAIALNYAARSDVGLGRTTNQDSGYAGPHLLVVADGMGGHAGGDVASSLAVGELSVLDGESHGSDDAAQHLHDAIEAANEQLRRRVDSEPDLAGMGTTVTAVLRAGSRLVLAHIGDSRGYLLRDGRLTQLTKDHSYVQSLIDEGRISPEEAERHPQRSVIMRVLTGRDDDEADVSVREARPGDRYLLCSDGLSGVVSHDTIAETLAAGLEPDTTCQRLVELALRGGGPDNITCLVADVVELGGGSAPSTTPQVVGAAAFHRPRRSSAAGTPAARAAALRAAQDESDDSEDDHDGTGRPSLTDRERRRRRLRWVAGPLLLVLLVAAGGFAVWRWSQQQYFVGADGGTVAIYQGLSQDVGPLRTSHVLESTTIEVADLPTTWAGRVRARVTSSSLADARQLVTNLEGFAAACRAATTPAPAPTASPTASPTATASPTPTPTGTVTPEDCGGVG, from the coding sequence GTGGCCATCGCCCTGAACTACGCGGCCCGGTCGGACGTCGGGCTGGGACGGACCACCAACCAGGACTCCGGGTACGCCGGCCCGCACCTGCTCGTCGTCGCCGACGGCATGGGCGGGCACGCGGGCGGGGACGTCGCCAGCTCCCTCGCGGTCGGTGAGCTGTCGGTCCTGGACGGGGAGTCGCACGGCAGCGACGACGCCGCGCAGCACCTGCACGACGCCATCGAGGCCGCCAACGAGCAGCTGCGCCGCCGCGTGGACTCCGAACCGGACCTCGCCGGCATGGGCACCACGGTCACGGCGGTCCTGCGCGCGGGGTCGCGGCTGGTGCTGGCCCACATCGGCGACTCCCGCGGCTACCTGCTGCGCGACGGGCGGCTGACGCAGCTGACGAAGGACCACAGCTACGTCCAGTCGCTCATCGACGAGGGCCGGATCAGCCCCGAGGAGGCCGAGCGCCACCCGCAGCGGTCGGTGATCATGCGGGTGCTGACGGGCCGCGACGACGACGAGGCGGACGTCTCGGTGCGCGAGGCGCGCCCGGGCGACCGGTACCTGCTGTGCAGCGACGGCCTGTCGGGCGTCGTCAGCCACGACACGATCGCCGAGACCCTCGCCGCGGGCCTGGAACCGGACACCACGTGCCAGCGGCTCGTGGAGCTGGCCCTGCGCGGCGGCGGCCCGGACAACATCACGTGCCTGGTGGCCGACGTCGTCGAGCTCGGCGGCGGGTCGGCGCCCTCGACGACGCCGCAGGTCGTGGGCGCGGCCGCCTTCCACCGGCCCCGCCGCTCGTCGGCGGCGGGGACCCCCGCCGCGCGGGCCGCCGCGCTGCGCGCCGCGCAGGACGAGTCCGACGACTCGGAGGACGACCATGACGGCACCGGCCGCCCGTCGCTGACCGACCGCGAGCGCCGGCGCCGCCGGCTGCGGTGGGTCGCGGGCCCGCTGCTGCTGGTGCTGCTGGTGGCGGCCGGGGGCTTCGCGGTGTGGCGCTGGAGCCAGCAGCAGTACTTCGTGGGCGCCGACGGCGGCACGGTGGCGATCTACCAGGGGCTGTCGCAGGACGTGGGGCCGTTGCGGACGTCGCACGTGCTGGAGAGCACGACGATCGAGGTGGCGGACCTGCCGACGACGTGGGCCGGCCGGGTGCGGGCGCGGGTGACGTCGAGCAGCCTGGCGGACGCGCGGCAGCTGGTGACGAACCTGGAGGGGTTCGCGGCGGCGTGCCGGGCCGCGACGACCCCGGCCCCCGCCCCGACCGCGAGCCCGACCGCGAGCCCCACCGCGACGGCGAGCCCCACACCCACCCCCACCGGGACCGTGACCCCCGAGGACTGCGGAGGTGTCGGCTGA
- a CDS encoding sugar porter family MFS transporter: MSAAAAAPATGQPRLVYAVAATSALGGLLFGYDTGIISSALLFLSRDFGLSSRQQEIVVSAILVGAMVGALGGGALSNRYGRRRIVAAVAVVFGLGAVAAALAPDTGSLIAARFVLGLSVGGASAMVPVYIAEMAPPGIRGRLMVLFQLMVAIGQLVAYVCGYLLAGSGGWRWMFALAVVPAVVLVIGMTRLPESPRWLVEAGRTDEARRVLARLRRPEDDVDAEIAGIHAVQDRLPTNPWKELRRGWIRPALVAALGIAMFSQLTGINAVVYYAPTVLTDAGFGDSVALLTGIGIGVMLVAAGIAGTLLLDRVGRRRILLLLMPGSAIAMGVLALSFLPEQTSTAQQWVIVGALFAYIGLNGVSMQSVVWLLGPEILPLAVRGPATSLAALTLWGFDLLIAVTALTAVNTIGRTATFGIYALMNVLCIVFVARYVPEPKGRSLEQVEQALRRPGRFVDNVAAAQVRVPDAHAVGSRRD, encoded by the coding sequence GTGAGCGCCGCCGCCGCGGCGCCCGCGACCGGACAGCCCCGGCTCGTCTACGCCGTCGCCGCGACCTCCGCCCTCGGCGGGCTCCTGTTCGGCTACGACACCGGCATCATCTCCAGCGCGCTGCTGTTCCTCAGCCGCGACTTCGGCCTGTCCTCCCGGCAGCAGGAGATCGTCGTCAGCGCCATCCTCGTCGGCGCCATGGTCGGCGCCCTCGGCGGCGGCGCGCTGTCGAACCGCTACGGACGCAGGCGGATCGTCGCCGCCGTGGCCGTCGTCTTCGGCCTCGGCGCGGTCGCCGCCGCCCTGGCCCCCGACACCGGCTCGCTCATCGCAGCCCGGTTCGTGCTGGGCCTGTCCGTCGGCGGGGCCTCCGCGATGGTCCCCGTCTACATCGCCGAGATGGCCCCGCCGGGGATCCGGGGCCGGCTCATGGTCCTGTTCCAGCTCATGGTCGCCATCGGACAGCTCGTCGCCTACGTCTGCGGCTACCTGCTGGCCGGCAGCGGCGGCTGGCGGTGGATGTTCGCCCTCGCCGTCGTGCCCGCCGTCGTCCTCGTGATCGGCATGACGCGGCTGCCCGAGAGCCCTCGCTGGCTCGTCGAAGCCGGCCGCACCGACGAGGCCCGCCGGGTCCTCGCCCGGCTGCGCCGCCCCGAGGACGACGTCGACGCCGAGATCGCCGGCATCCACGCCGTGCAGGACCGGCTGCCGACCAACCCCTGGAAGGAACTGCGCCGGGGCTGGATCCGCCCCGCCCTCGTCGCCGCGCTCGGCATCGCCATGTTCTCCCAGCTCACCGGCATCAACGCGGTCGTCTACTACGCCCCGACCGTGCTGACCGACGCCGGGTTCGGCGACTCCGTCGCCCTGCTCACCGGCATCGGCATCGGCGTCATGCTCGTCGCCGCCGGGATCGCGGGGACCCTGCTCCTCGACCGCGTCGGCCGCCGCCGCATCCTGCTGCTGCTCATGCCGGGTTCGGCGATCGCGATGGGCGTCCTCGCGCTGTCGTTCCTGCCCGAGCAGACGTCCACCGCCCAGCAGTGGGTCATCGTGGGGGCGTTGTTCGCGTACATCGGGCTCAACGGCGTCAGCATGCAGTCGGTCGTGTGGCTGCTCGGGCCGGAGATCCTGCCGCTGGCGGTGCGCGGACCCGCGACCAGCCTGGCCGCCCTCACCCTGTGGGGTTTCGACCTGCTCATCGCCGTCACCGCGCTCACCGCCGTGAACACCATCGGCCGCACCGCCACGTTCGGCATCTACGCCCTCATGAACGTGCTGTGCATCGTGTTCGTCGCCCGGTACGTGCCCGAGCCCAAGGGCCGCAGCCTGGAGCAGGTCGAGCAGGCCCTGCGCCGGCCCGGCCGGTTCGTCGACAACGTCGCCGCCGCGCAGGTCCGCGTCCCGGACGCCCACGCGGTCGGGTCGCGCCGGGACTGA
- a CDS encoding penicillin-binding transpeptidase domain-containing protein, giving the protein MNRPLRRLSLVVAFLFFALFASTTWVQFLSAGKLNAMPGNSRQLYAEFGRERGAILVQGGAAVATSAESGDAYQFQRQYPAGPLYAPLTGFYSLRYGTSAVERAENDVLSGSADELFYRNLSSLLTGEQPKGADVTLTIQPKVQQAAWDALAGRKGAVVALDPATGDVLAMVSSPSYDPNALASHDGGTEQEAWTSLNADEDEPMLNRATSQLYPPGSTFKLITAAAALESGDYTADTLLPGPQELTLPQTSNTLKNDEGTACGPNDQVSLADALKISCNTAFGSLGLTLGADALDAQAAKFGFGQSLSIPTSVATSSFPTGDEVAGPLLAYSAIGQGNDLATPLQVAMISAAIANDGVVMQPNIVADVREADQTADVIDQPSPRELGRAVSSDTAQTLQRMMELVVSDGTGTRAQIDGATVGGKTGTAQHGTGLPPYAWFTSFAEEGGKQVAVAVVIEDGGSTESAYGGRLSAPVAKTVMEAALDG; this is encoded by the coding sequence GTGAACCGTCCCCTGCGCCGGCTGTCCCTCGTCGTCGCCTTCCTGTTCTTCGCCCTCTTCGCCTCCACGACGTGGGTGCAGTTCCTGTCGGCGGGCAAGCTGAACGCCATGCCGGGCAACTCCCGGCAGCTGTACGCCGAGTTCGGCCGCGAGCGCGGCGCGATCCTCGTGCAGGGCGGCGCGGCGGTCGCGACGAGCGCGGAGTCGGGCGACGCCTACCAGTTCCAGCGGCAGTACCCGGCGGGGCCGCTGTACGCGCCGCTGACGGGCTTCTACTCGCTGCGCTACGGCACGTCGGCGGTCGAGCGCGCCGAGAACGACGTGCTGTCCGGCTCGGCCGACGAGCTGTTCTACCGGAACCTGTCGAGCCTGCTGACCGGTGAGCAGCCCAAGGGCGCGGACGTGACCCTGACGATCCAGCCGAAGGTGCAGCAGGCCGCGTGGGACGCCCTGGCGGGCCGCAAGGGCGCCGTCGTGGCGCTGGACCCCGCCACGGGTGACGTGCTGGCGATGGTGTCCAGCCCCAGCTACGACCCGAACGCCCTGGCCAGCCACGACGGCGGGACCGAGCAGGAGGCCTGGACGTCGCTGAACGCCGACGAGGACGAGCCGATGCTGAACCGCGCGACGTCGCAGCTGTACCCGCCGGGGTCGACGTTCAAGCTGATCACGGCGGCGGCGGCGCTGGAGAGCGGCGACTACACCGCGGACACCCTGCTGCCCGGGCCGCAGGAGCTGACGCTGCCGCAGACGAGCAACACGCTGAAGAACGACGAGGGCACGGCGTGCGGGCCGAACGACCAGGTGTCGCTGGCGGACGCGCTGAAGATCTCCTGCAACACGGCGTTCGGGTCGCTGGGGCTGACGCTGGGCGCGGACGCGCTCGACGCGCAGGCCGCGAAGTTCGGGTTCGGGCAGTCGCTGTCCATCCCGACGTCGGTCGCCACGAGCAGCTTCCCCACCGGGGACGAGGTCGCCGGCCCGCTGCTGGCGTACTCCGCGATCGGGCAGGGCAACGACCTGGCGACGCCGCTGCAGGTCGCGATGATCTCGGCGGCCATCGCCAACGACGGTGTCGTCATGCAGCCGAACATCGTCGCGGACGTGCGCGAGGCCGACCAGACGGCCGACGTCATCGACCAGCCGTCGCCGCGGGAGCTGGGGCGCGCGGTCAGCTCGGACACCGCGCAGACGCTGCAGCGGATGATGGAGCTGGTCGTCTCCGACGGCACCGGGACGCGCGCCCAGATCGACGGCGCGACGGTGGGCGGGAAGACGGGGACGGCGCAGCACGGCACGGGGCTGCCGCCCTACGCGTGGTTCACGTCGTTCGCGGAGGAGGGCGGGAAGCAGGTCGCGGTCGCCGTCGTGATCGAGGACGGCGGGTCGACCGAGAGCGCGTACGGGGGGCGGCTGTCCGCACCGGTCGCCAAGACGGTGATGGAAGCGGCCCTCGATGGGTGA
- the pknB gene encoding Stk1 family PASTA domain-containing Ser/Thr kinase, with protein MTDTTTGHGLPAPRVLGGRYEVGNLLGRGGMAEVHVARDTRLGRTVAVKLLRSDLARDPSFQARFRREAQAAAGLNHPSIVAVYDTGAETITEHGGGRVELPWIVMEYVEGRTLRDVLRSDHPLAIEEALSITEGVLGALEYSHRMGIVHRDIKPANVMITPAGEVKVMDFGIARAVSDSSATLTQTSAVMGTAQYLSPEQARGEQVDSRSDLYSTGCLLYEILTGRPPFTGDAPVAVAYQHVSEQPRPPSALVPNLTPAIDQVVLMALSKDRENRYQSAGDFADDLRRAVEGRPLRGASFPDDPAAQQATQRFAAAAAATTVAPAVPAGPATGTLPRVTDDPGPEAARSRRWPWVVLVVALVLGIGGTVYALANDGGGRDGSATGTSSTPVTVPVPDVVDQAQADAEKALTDAGLAPRVTTAADDTVAEGNVVSTDPVAGTPVLAGGTVNVVVSTGPDAVAVPDVSGLTQEAARSALTGAGFTVGNVTTTDDPSVGEGRVVSTDPAIGTSQPKGTSIGIEVASGQVTVPDVTGKSESEATDQLNDLGFRVNTSERTTGDAEPGTVVEQDLPAQTKVDVGSVVNLVVAAQPTATSSPTSTSTSTSSPTGSSTSTATSSPTDGSSAVGVPSGSRGNGNGNGGGNGNGGGNGNGNGGGDGDEDQ; from the coding sequence GTGACGGACACGACGACTGGCCACGGGCTGCCGGCGCCGCGCGTGCTCGGCGGCCGGTACGAGGTCGGCAACCTGCTCGGTCGCGGCGGCATGGCCGAGGTGCACGTCGCGCGCGACACCCGCCTGGGGCGGACCGTGGCGGTGAAGCTGCTGCGCTCGGACCTGGCGCGCGACCCCTCCTTCCAGGCGCGGTTCCGCCGGGAGGCGCAGGCCGCGGCGGGCCTGAACCACCCCTCGATCGTCGCGGTCTACGACACCGGCGCCGAGACGATCACCGAGCACGGCGGCGGTCGCGTCGAGCTGCCGTGGATCGTCATGGAGTACGTGGAGGGCCGGACGCTGCGCGACGTGCTGCGCTCGGACCACCCGCTGGCCATCGAGGAGGCGCTGTCCATCACCGAGGGGGTCCTCGGGGCGCTGGAGTACTCGCACCGCATGGGCATCGTCCACCGCGACATCAAGCCCGCCAACGTGATGATCACGCCGGCGGGCGAGGTCAAGGTCATGGACTTCGGGATCGCGCGCGCCGTCAGCGACTCCTCCGCGACGCTGACCCAGACGTCGGCGGTCATGGGCACGGCGCAGTACCTGTCCCCGGAGCAGGCGCGCGGGGAGCAGGTCGACTCCCGCAGCGACCTGTACTCCACGGGCTGCCTGCTGTACGAGATCCTCACCGGCCGGCCCCCCTTCACCGGGGACGCGCCCGTCGCGGTGGCCTACCAGCACGTCTCGGAGCAGCCGCGGCCGCCGTCGGCGCTCGTGCCGAACCTGACGCCGGCGATCGACCAGGTCGTGCTCATGGCCCTGTCGAAGGACCGGGAGAACCGCTACCAGAGCGCGGGGGACTTCGCCGACGACCTGCGCCGGGCCGTGGAGGGCCGCCCGCTGCGGGGGGCGAGCTTCCCGGACGACCCGGCCGCGCAGCAGGCGACGCAGCGGTTCGCGGCGGCCGCGGCGGCGACGACCGTCGCCCCGGCGGTCCCGGCAGGACCGGCGACGGGGACGCTGCCGCGCGTCACCGACGACCCCGGCCCGGAGGCCGCGCGCAGCCGGCGGTGGCCGTGGGTGGTGCTCGTCGTCGCGCTGGTGCTGGGCATCGGCGGGACGGTCTACGCGCTGGCGAACGACGGCGGCGGCCGGGACGGCTCGGCGACCGGGACGTCCTCGACGCCGGTGACGGTCCCCGTGCCGGACGTCGTCGACCAGGCGCAGGCCGACGCCGAGAAGGCGCTCACCGACGCCGGCCTCGCACCGAGGGTGACGACGGCCGCGGACGACACCGTGGCCGAGGGGAACGTCGTCAGCACCGACCCGGTGGCCGGGACGCCGGTCCTGGCCGGCGGCACCGTGAACGTCGTCGTGTCCACCGGCCCGGACGCCGTCGCGGTGCCCGACGTGTCGGGTCTGACGCAGGAGGCGGCGCGGTCGGCGCTGACGGGGGCCGGGTTCACCGTCGGCAACGTCACCACGACCGACGACCCGAGCGTCGGCGAGGGCAGGGTCGTCTCCACCGACCCCGCGATCGGGACCTCGCAGCCGAAGGGGACGAGCATCGGGATCGAGGTGGCCAGCGGGCAGGTCACCGTCCCCGACGTCACCGGCAAGTCCGAGTCTGAGGCCACCGACCAGCTCAACGACCTGGGGTTCCGGGTGAACACCAGCGAGAGGACCACCGGCGACGCCGAGCCGGGCACCGTCGTCGAGCAGGACCTGCCGGCGCAGACGAAGGTCGACGTCGGCAGCGTCGTCAACCTCGTCGTCGCCGCGCAGCCGACGGCGACGAGCTCGCCCACCTCGACGTCGACCTCGACCTCGTCCCCGACGGGCTCGTCGACGTCGACCGCGACGAGCTCCCCGACCGACGGGTCCTCGGCCGTCGGCGTCCCCTCGGGCTCGCGCGGCAACGGGAACGGCAACGGCGGCGGCAACGGGAACGGCGGCGGGAACGGCAACGGGAACGGCGGCGGGGACGGGGACGAGGACCAGTGA
- a CDS encoding metallophosphoesterase gives MTRVLHLSDTHLLAGGALHGGLVDTTAALGHVLESLHRVGPLDAVVVSGDVSDDGTVASYETVRDLVGPFARAHGAVPVFAMGNHDLPEGFTRVLGPTRSVHDVDGFRFVVLDSSVPGMGYGSLGAEQLDWLRSVLATPAPRGSAVVVHHSPVPAPTVLHEGLKLQDPGGLLAALEGSDVRVVLSGHYHHPAAQTLASGLTLLVAPAVANRADPFAAPGRERILRGSGALLVEVDDRGVRSHVLSVPSPGDGEELFELDEATVARIVAESGPA, from the coding sequence GTGACGCGCGTCCTGCACCTGTCCGACACGCACCTCCTGGCCGGCGGTGCCCTGCACGGCGGGCTCGTCGACACCACCGCGGCGCTCGGGCACGTCCTGGAGTCGCTGCACCGCGTCGGGCCCCTCGACGCCGTCGTGGTGTCGGGGGACGTCTCCGACGACGGCACCGTCGCCTCCTACGAGACGGTCCGGGACCTGGTGGGCCCCTTCGCGCGCGCCCACGGGGCCGTGCCGGTGTTCGCGATGGGCAACCACGACCTGCCCGAGGGGTTCACGCGGGTGCTGGGCCCGACGCGCTCGGTGCACGACGTCGACGGGTTCCGGTTCGTGGTGCTGGACTCCTCGGTGCCCGGCATGGGGTACGGGTCGCTGGGGGCCGAGCAGCTGGACTGGCTGCGCTCGGTGCTGGCGACGCCCGCGCCGCGGGGGTCCGCCGTCGTCGTCCACCACTCCCCCGTCCCGGCGCCCACGGTGCTGCACGAGGGGCTGAAGCTGCAGGACCCGGGCGGCCTGCTGGCCGCGCTGGAGGGGTCGGACGTGCGGGTCGTGCTGTCGGGGCACTACCACCACCCGGCGGCGCAGACGCTGGCCTCGGGCCTGACCCTGCTGGTCGCCCCGGCCGTCGCCAACCGCGCCGACCCGTTCGCCGCCCCGGGGCGCGAGCGGATCCTGCGCGGGTCGGGGGCGCTGCTCGTCGAGGTCGACGACCGCGGGGTGCGCTCGCACGTCCTGTCGGTCCCCTCCCCCGGTGACGGGGAGGAGCTGTTCGAGCTGGACGAGGCGACCGTGGCGCGGATCGTCGCCGAGTCCGGGCCGGCCTGA
- a CDS encoding FtsW/RodA/SpoVE family cell cycle protein, whose protein sequence is MATVLPVYPTTRRNVELALVVLAVVIAGGAWAVVGLTLDGSLPPNLFAYAGGLGGLAVVLHLLMRWRAPHADPMLLPVATLLNGIGLVMIHRIDLAEGTSAASRQFVWSALGVVAAGVVLVLVRDHRILRRYTWTAAVAGLVLLLLPMVPGLGRTVNGARIWIGLAGFTFQPGELAKICLAVFFAGYLVVHRDALSLTGRKVLLLQLPRARDLGPILLAWVASIGILVLQRDLGTSLLFFGLFVAVLYVSTERVSWIVLGLLMFSAAAVFAATTMGHVQARVDIWLHPFTAQNRSGASFQLVQGLYGMANGGLTGTGLGQGRPQTVPYANSDFIYSSLGEELGLAGLFAVLALYVVLVERGLRTAIGVRDGFGKLLAAGLAFSVTLQVFVVVGGVTRVIPLTGLTMPFLAAGGSSLVSNWIVVALLLRVSDLARRPAAEVRNGPEGDTGVTQVVRTL, encoded by the coding sequence ATGGCCACCGTCCTGCCCGTGTACCCCACGACGCGACGCAACGTGGAGCTCGCGCTCGTCGTGCTGGCCGTCGTCATCGCCGGCGGCGCGTGGGCCGTCGTGGGGCTGACCCTCGACGGGTCGCTGCCGCCGAACCTCTTCGCGTACGCCGGCGGGCTGGGCGGCCTGGCGGTCGTGCTGCACCTGCTGATGCGCTGGCGGGCCCCGCACGCCGACCCGATGCTGCTGCCGGTGGCGACCCTGCTCAACGGGATCGGCCTGGTGATGATCCACCGCATCGACCTGGCCGAGGGCACCTCGGCGGCGTCCCGGCAGTTCGTCTGGTCCGCGCTGGGGGTCGTCGCGGCGGGGGTCGTGCTGGTCCTCGTCCGCGACCACCGCATCCTGCGCCGGTACACGTGGACGGCGGCCGTGGCGGGTCTGGTCCTGCTGCTGCTGCCGATGGTCCCGGGGCTGGGGCGCACCGTGAACGGGGCGCGCATCTGGATCGGCCTGGCCGGGTTCACGTTCCAGCCCGGGGAGCTGGCGAAGATCTGCCTGGCGGTGTTCTTCGCCGGCTACCTCGTGGTGCACCGCGACGCCCTGAGCCTGACCGGCCGCAAGGTGCTGCTCCTGCAGCTGCCGCGCGCCCGGGACCTGGGCCCGATCCTGCTGGCGTGGGTGGCGAGCATCGGCATCCTCGTCCTGCAGCGGGACCTGGGGACGTCGCTGCTGTTCTTCGGCCTGTTCGTCGCGGTGCTGTACGTCTCCACCGAGCGCGTGTCGTGGATCGTGCTGGGCCTGCTGATGTTCTCGGCGGCGGCGGTGTTCGCGGCCACGACGATGGGTCACGTCCAGGCCCGCGTGGACATCTGGCTGCACCCGTTCACGGCGCAGAACCGCAGCGGGGCCAGCTTCCAGCTCGTGCAGGGGCTGTACGGGATGGCGAACGGCGGGCTGACGGGCACGGGCCTGGGGCAGGGCCGCCCGCAGACCGTCCCGTACGCCAACTCGGACTTCATCTACTCCTCCCTGGGGGAGGAGCTGGGGCTGGCCGGGCTGTTCGCGGTGCTCGCGCTGTACGTGGTGCTCGTCGAGCGGGGGCTGCGGACCGCCATCGGCGTGCGGGACGGGTTCGGCAAGCTGCTCGCGGCGGGCCTGGCGTTCTCGGTGACGCTGCAGGTGTTCGTCGTCGTCGGCGGCGTGACCCGGGTCATCCCGCTGACGGGCCTGACGATGCCGTTCCTGGCCGCGGGCGGGTCGTCGCTGGTGTCGAACTGGATCGTGGTGGCGCTGCTGCTGCGCGTCTCGGACCTGGCCCGGCGCCCCGCCGCGGAGGTCCGCAACGGCCCCGAGGGCGACACGGGCGTGACGCAGGTGGTGAGGACGCTGTGA
- a CDS encoding low molecular weight phosphatase family protein, translated as MTTTAPSVLFVCVRNGGKSQMAAGLMRQLVAAHPDHPVRVGSAGTRAGTSLNAQAVESLREVGVDIGDQRTRQLTDELVQDADLVVVLGDEARVEPTGGTAVEVWETDEPSTRGIEGEERMRLVRDDIAARVEQLHRRLTGRG; from the coding sequence ATGACCACCACCGCACCCAGCGTCCTGTTCGTCTGCGTCCGGAACGGCGGCAAGTCGCAGATGGCCGCCGGCCTCATGCGGCAGCTCGTCGCCGCCCACCCCGACCACCCCGTCCGGGTCGGGTCCGCCGGCACCCGGGCCGGGACGTCGCTCAACGCGCAGGCCGTCGAGAGCCTGCGCGAGGTCGGCGTCGACATCGGCGACCAGCGGACGCGGCAGCTGACCGACGAGCTCGTCCAGGACGCCGACCTCGTCGTCGTCCTCGGCGACGAGGCCCGCGTCGAGCCCACCGGCGGGACCGCGGTGGAGGTGTGGGAGACCGACGAGCCCTCCACCCGCGGCATCGAGGGCGAGGAGCGGATGCGGCTGGTCCGCGACGACATCGCCGCCCGCGTCGAGCAGCTGCACCGGCGGCTGACCGGCCGGGGCTGA